The following proteins are co-located in the Polyangiaceae bacterium genome:
- a CDS encoding thiamine pyrophosphate-binding protein — MSNHPHGGSIVGEVLAAHGVKCLYNLCGGHISPLLQGAKQNGLRVIDMRHEVSAAFAADAASRMTGIPGVCAVTAGPGVTNTTTAVKNAYEAQQPIIILGGATATVLRGRGSLQDIDQLSLMKTVTKWADRCNKVKDLVPMLEKAFAVASQGVPGPVFLEMPVDVLYPESIVSEWYMKESGVEKMKGPVGAAAQLALKAYLKKQFHMPHIPIPGWPSLRSPFADSIGAQLKEVTAALAKAERPVLVLGNQAMVNLTPERAGELAQAIERLGIPTFLAGSSRGLLGRHNEIQFRHKRTAALKEADVVLVAGFPFDFRLGYGQKINKHAFIASVNLDATALGKNRKPTLAVQAHPGHFLVQLAEQSARGQWQTWFDKLRQQEAARDEEIAASANAAGPLIDPIHLFLRIEEKLDDDSVLVADGGDFVATGAYIVRPRSPLSWLDPGVFGTLGVGGGFAVGAATVRPSAEVWLFYGDGSSAYSLAEFDTYVRSGLAPIAVIGNDASWQQIARDQVTILGDPVGTELRKTDYHRVAEGYGGKGLLLDDPAKVDETLDEAKRVAKSGTPVCINVHLAPSKFREGSLSI, encoded by the coding sequence ATGTCGAACCATCCCCATGGCGGAAGCATCGTCGGCGAAGTGCTCGCCGCGCACGGCGTCAAGTGTCTATACAACCTCTGCGGTGGGCACATCTCTCCCCTGCTCCAGGGCGCCAAGCAGAATGGCCTGCGCGTGATCGACATGCGTCACGAGGTGAGTGCCGCTTTCGCGGCAGATGCCGCCAGCCGCATGACGGGGATCCCGGGCGTGTGCGCGGTGACCGCAGGCCCCGGCGTGACCAACACCACGACGGCAGTGAAGAACGCCTATGAAGCGCAGCAACCCATCATCATCTTGGGCGGCGCTACCGCCACAGTGCTGCGCGGTCGCGGATCTCTGCAGGACATCGATCAACTTTCGTTGATGAAGACCGTCACCAAGTGGGCGGACCGCTGCAACAAGGTGAAGGACCTGGTGCCAATGCTGGAGAAGGCCTTCGCGGTTGCCAGCCAAGGCGTCCCGGGTCCGGTGTTCCTCGAGATGCCGGTCGACGTGCTGTACCCCGAGTCAATCGTTTCCGAGTGGTACATGAAGGAGTCCGGCGTCGAGAAGATGAAGGGACCGGTGGGTGCGGCGGCGCAACTCGCGCTCAAGGCGTACCTGAAGAAGCAGTTCCACATGCCCCACATTCCGATCCCGGGCTGGCCTTCTTTGCGCAGCCCCTTCGCCGATAGCATCGGTGCGCAGTTGAAAGAAGTGACCGCCGCCCTCGCCAAAGCCGAGCGGCCCGTGCTCGTGCTGGGCAATCAAGCGATGGTCAACTTGACACCGGAAAGAGCTGGCGAGCTGGCGCAAGCCATCGAGCGCCTGGGGATCCCCACGTTCCTGGCAGGCTCGAGTCGCGGCTTGCTCGGGCGCCACAACGAGATTCAGTTCCGCCACAAGCGCACCGCCGCCCTCAAAGAAGCGGACGTCGTGCTGGTTGCGGGTTTTCCTTTCGACTTCCGCTTGGGCTACGGCCAGAAGATCAACAAGCACGCCTTCATCGCCAGCGTGAACCTGGACGCCACAGCCCTGGGCAAGAACCGCAAACCGACCCTCGCGGTCCAGGCTCACCCCGGTCATTTTCTGGTGCAGCTCGCCGAGCAGAGCGCGCGCGGGCAATGGCAAACGTGGTTCGACAAGCTCCGCCAGCAAGAGGCTGCGCGCGATGAAGAGATCGCCGCGAGCGCAAACGCGGCTGGCCCGCTGATTGATCCGATCCACCTGTTCCTTCGCATCGAGGAGAAGCTCGACGACGACAGCGTGCTGGTGGCCGACGGCGGAGACTTCGTCGCCACCGGCGCCTACATCGTGCGCCCACGCTCACCTCTGAGCTGGCTCGACCCCGGCGTGTTCGGCACCCTCGGAGTCGGCGGCGGCTTCGCCGTCGGCGCGGCCACGGTGCGGCCCTCGGCAGAGGTGTGGCTGTTCTACGGCGATGGCTCCAGCGCCTACAGCCTCGCCGAGTTCGACACCTACGTGCGCAGCGGCCTGGCACCGATCGCCGTGATCGGCAACGACGCCAGCTGGCAGCAAATTGCCCGCGACCAGGTCACCATCCTCGGGGACCCAGTCGGCACCGAGCTGCGCAAGACCGACTATCACCGCGTGGCAGAAGGCTACGGCGGCAAGGGCCTGTTGCTCGATGACCCTGCCAAGGTCGACGAGACCCTGGACGAAGCCAAACGCGTGGCCAAGAGCGGAACCCCCGTGTGCATCAACGTGCACCTCGCGCCGAGCAAGTTCCGCGAGGGATCGCTGTCAATCTGA
- a CDS encoding alpha-galactosidase, producing MAREFAPFGVEYFQLDDGYQIADGDWFPRADRFPSGMQAWSERVTDAGLIPGLWISAFTVDDSSTLAQQHPELLAHPSDNATSGLLSPDAGVHALNLSNDAALDFIAETMQRYKNDWGMGWIKLDFAYVAFPYMPRDAPELTSVEVYKRAIRKFRDVLGDDVFYLGIALMGVNYGVVDSMRVTLDTAPLWEETDPFLLLGSGGSFKATVKAAARRYYLHDRVWVNHNDLLFFRTDTSQPEPPVTEREAITLASFIGLSGSIVEFGEDLRTLTPAQIQIWRKLLPVYGPSARPLDLFTRMYPEHWLLSVNGTHAGSDASWKVLGLLNWGRNWDYTQDGAPPEMVDAERSYDVALSDLGLDPNRDYLANEFWSEEFLGVVRGRVTQKVPAHGHSLIALREATGRPQFLGHNRHLTQGGTDLAKESWDESSGTLSLSFDVDHGAPDSVPFEYRFRVYVPQGYALASASAGSASEANQVVTVTLTPESSKRVDLNLVFQ from the coding sequence ATGGCGCGTGAGTTCGCGCCCTTCGGCGTCGAGTACTTCCAGCTCGACGACGGCTATCAGATTGCGGACGGCGATTGGTTTCCTCGCGCGGATCGCTTTCCGTCGGGGATGCAAGCCTGGTCGGAGCGGGTGACGGATGCCGGGCTGATCCCAGGACTATGGATCAGTGCCTTCACGGTCGACGACTCGTCCACCCTGGCACAACAGCACCCCGAGCTGCTCGCGCATCCCAGTGACAATGCCACCAGCGGGCTGCTCAGCCCGGACGCCGGAGTTCACGCGCTGAACCTATCGAACGACGCTGCGCTGGACTTCATCGCTGAGACCATGCAGCGCTACAAGAACGACTGGGGCATGGGCTGGATCAAGCTCGACTTCGCCTACGTGGCGTTCCCCTACATGCCCCGAGACGCGCCCGAGCTCACCAGCGTGGAGGTGTACAAGCGCGCCATCCGAAAGTTCCGCGATGTGCTCGGCGACGACGTGTTCTACCTGGGAATCGCGCTGATGGGTGTGAACTACGGCGTGGTGGACTCGATGCGGGTGACGCTGGACACCGCCCCCTTGTGGGAGGAGACGGACCCGTTTCTGCTGCTGGGATCCGGCGGAAGCTTCAAGGCCACGGTGAAGGCTGCGGCGCGCCGCTACTACCTGCACGATCGCGTGTGGGTGAATCACAACGACCTGCTGTTCTTCCGCACGGACACGAGTCAGCCCGAGCCACCCGTCACCGAGCGGGAAGCCATCACGCTGGCGTCCTTCATCGGTCTCAGCGGATCGATCGTGGAGTTCGGTGAAGACTTGCGCACGCTGACGCCAGCCCAGATCCAGATCTGGCGCAAGCTGCTGCCGGTGTACGGCCCCTCTGCCCGACCGCTGGATCTGTTCACCCGCATGTACCCCGAGCACTGGCTGCTGAGCGTGAACGGAACCCACGCCGGGTCGGATGCCAGCTGGAAGGTGCTGGGCCTGCTGAACTGGGGTCGGAATTGGGACTACACGCAAGACGGCGCACCGCCGGAGATGGTCGACGCGGAGCGCAGCTACGACGTCGCGCTCTCCGATCTGGGACTCGACCCCAATCGGGACTACTTGGCCAACGAGTTCTGGTCCGAGGAGTTCTTGGGTGTGGTGCGCGGTCGCGTCACGCAGAAGGTGCCCGCCCACGGTCATTCCTTGATCGCACTCCGAGAGGCCACTGGACGCCCACAGTTCCTAGGCCACAACCGCCACCTGACCCAGGGCGGGACGGATCTCGCGAAGGAGAGCTGGGACGAGAGCAGCGGCACGCTGTCGCTGTCTTTCGACGTCGACCACGGTGCGCCAGATTCCGTTCCCTTCGAATACCGCTTTCGAGTCTATGTACCCCAGGGCTACGCCTTGGCAAGCGCGTCCGCAGGCTCTGCCAGCGAAGCGAACCAAGTCGTCACCGTCACACTCACTCCGGAAAGCTCGAAGCGGGTCGACCTGAACCTCGTGTTTCAGTGA
- a CDS encoding nitroreductase family protein has product MNDRLHFVNPDTCRGDGICAAVCPEQILELVNGKAATVRERAPRCILCGQCVAACPTQSLRMPELPEETFGELKKLPFGYDEFLAFLRRRRSVRVFKPDPVSEQMRERILEAASTAPIGFPPHSTEVVVIDRREELDFLLRELVKDYTWMVNGFSNPLFRGMIRLTKGAEIFRAFQNHALEIAKRNNELYLRDGTDRYTYHAPMLMLFHGSRWAMSYEENAHLVCHHAMLAAVSLGLGTTILGIVPPIVDQSKVLRSRYGIPRENKVVTSLILGHPKYKYRRAIRRSLAGVRVV; this is encoded by the coding sequence ATGAACGATCGACTGCATTTCGTGAATCCAGATACCTGCCGAGGGGACGGCATCTGCGCCGCAGTTTGCCCTGAGCAGATCTTGGAGCTGGTGAACGGCAAGGCGGCGACGGTGCGGGAGCGGGCACCTCGCTGCATCCTCTGTGGGCAGTGCGTCGCCGCTTGCCCCACGCAGTCCCTGCGAATGCCGGAACTGCCCGAGGAGACCTTCGGCGAGCTGAAGAAGCTTCCCTTCGGCTACGACGAGTTCCTTGCCTTCCTGCGGCGGCGCCGAAGTGTCCGCGTATTCAAGCCCGATCCCGTCTCAGAACAAATGCGCGAGCGCATCCTCGAAGCCGCATCCACCGCGCCGATCGGCTTCCCGCCCCACTCCACGGAGGTTGTAGTGATCGATCGCCGAGAGGAGCTGGACTTCCTGCTGCGAGAACTCGTCAAGGACTACACCTGGATGGTGAACGGATTCTCCAATCCGCTCTTCCGCGGGATGATTCGGCTCACAAAGGGGGCCGAGATCTTTCGGGCCTTCCAGAACCACGCCCTGGAGATCGCCAAGCGCAACAACGAGCTGTACCTCCGCGATGGCACCGACCGCTACACCTACCACGCTCCGATGTTGATGCTGTTCCACGGCAGCCGCTGGGCGATGTCCTACGAAGAGAACGCCCACTTGGTCTGTCACCACGCCATGTTGGCGGCCGTCTCGCTTGGATTGGGCACGACCATCCTCGGCATCGTTCCGCCCATCGTGGATCAGTCGAAGGTCTTGCGGAGCCGCTACGGGATCCCGAGAGAGAACAAGGTGGTGACGTCGCTGATCCTCGGCCATCCGAAGTACAAGTACCGACGGGCCATTCGTCGATCCCTGGCCGGCGTGCGGGTGGTTTGA
- a CDS encoding sigma 54-interacting transcriptional regulator, whose amino-acid sequence MTPEFGAQPLRDAHVSREPILLSIDPGGLRIDCRGSRTGVHVDGEEIQGAAWVDLDRLEAGVALELAGHVVLVAHWSRGAPEPNERFGMLGDSDALHVLLAQIAQAASHDAPVLLRGASGSGKELVAHAIHRASSRSGGPYVSVNVAAISPSTAAAELFGHHRGAFTGAGSAHGGWFGQAEGGTLFLDEIGEAPETVQPMLLRTLETGEVQPVGGQGLRRVSVRVLAATDADLEAAAEGGRFRMPLLHRLGAQTVQVPTLAARKSDIGVLLVHFLERALAEIGEGVPEFDENHPFLPATVVSRALAYSWPGNVRELSNFARELVLTRQGRRSLTVGPTFDRVLPRAGEVTQRGEVAHTAVTSVAATQVEAPREIDDAMLLSALRNNRFRVAATARQLGIAKNTLYQLMDRCAGVRKAKDLSREDILTVQDDCGGDVETMAERLEVSERGLKLRMRELNLG is encoded by the coding sequence GTGACGCCCGAATTCGGAGCTCAACCCTTGCGCGACGCTCACGTGAGTCGGGAGCCCATCTTGCTCAGCATCGACCCCGGCGGGCTGCGGATCGACTGTCGGGGTTCACGTACTGGCGTTCACGTCGATGGCGAGGAGATCCAAGGGGCGGCCTGGGTCGATCTGGACCGGCTCGAGGCGGGTGTAGCGCTGGAACTCGCGGGCCACGTCGTGCTGGTTGCTCACTGGTCGCGGGGGGCCCCCGAGCCCAATGAGCGCTTCGGCATGCTGGGCGATTCCGACGCGCTGCACGTGCTGTTGGCGCAGATCGCTCAGGCGGCGAGTCACGATGCGCCTGTGCTCCTTCGCGGCGCCTCGGGCAGCGGCAAAGAGCTCGTGGCACACGCGATTCATCGAGCAAGCTCTCGCAGCGGGGGACCCTATGTTTCCGTCAACGTAGCGGCGATCTCGCCCTCCACCGCGGCTGCCGAGTTGTTTGGTCACCACCGCGGCGCCTTTACCGGTGCGGGTAGCGCTCACGGGGGTTGGTTCGGGCAGGCGGAGGGCGGCACGCTCTTCCTCGACGAGATCGGGGAAGCTCCCGAAACCGTTCAGCCAATGCTGCTGCGAACGCTCGAGACCGGCGAGGTGCAGCCCGTTGGTGGGCAAGGGCTGCGTCGCGTGTCGGTGCGGGTACTTGCGGCGACGGACGCGGATCTCGAGGCCGCTGCCGAGGGCGGACGGTTCCGAATGCCGCTGTTGCACCGCCTCGGAGCTCAGACCGTGCAGGTTCCAACCCTCGCCGCGCGCAAGAGCGACATCGGTGTTCTGCTCGTTCACTTCCTGGAGCGTGCGTTGGCAGAGATTGGGGAAGGCGTGCCCGAGTTCGACGAGAATCACCCGTTCTTGCCTGCGACGGTGGTGAGCCGAGCCCTCGCCTACTCTTGGCCCGGCAACGTGAGAGAGCTTTCGAACTTCGCTCGCGAGTTGGTGCTTACTCGGCAAGGGCGCCGCTCGCTGACGGTCGGCCCCACTTTCGATCGCGTCTTGCCTCGCGCCGGGGAGGTGACGCAGCGTGGGGAAGTGGCGCACACCGCCGTGACCAGTGTAGCCGCGACCCAGGTCGAAGCACCGCGGGAAATCGATGACGCGATGCTCCTGTCCGCGCTGCGCAACAACCGTTTCCGAGTTGCCGCTACCGCGCGCCAGCTCGGCATCGCCAAGAACACGCTCTACCAGCTGATGGATCGCTGCGCGGGCGTGCGCAAGGCCAAGGATTTGAGTCGCGAGGACATCCTAACGGTGCAGGACGACTGCGGAGGGGACGTCGAGACCATGGCTGAGCGCCTCGAGGTGTCCGAACGCGGCCTCAAGCTGCGTATGCGCGAACTGAATCTCGGCTAG